The following are encoded in a window of Puntigrus tetrazona isolate hp1 unplaced genomic scaffold, ASM1883169v1 S000000001, whole genome shotgun sequence genomic DNA:
- the LOC122331731 gene encoding uncharacterized protein LOC122331731, with the protein MSERTHHERSEHDDDCNVIYTKRQWVGPHPVDFNVSSDINKSLLKRETWNIKKEMNKKPNIQLASVNVDLLDTINVIDTFDRPADASTKGRYAQCGKYALGFEDKPGHRIPKAGVYAEAGVGRVAAEVSVLEAEAKGPNASAGVGASVTGAGMMARAEVGSVSAKAGPVAAKLGLGVDTGVSIGAGGLEAKFLGTGITFGPKTSVSLLGSEVSCSVM; encoded by the exons ATGAGTGAAAGGACACATCATGAACGTAGCGAACATG ATGAcgattgtaatgtaatttatacgAAACGGCAATGGGTAGGGCCACACCCTGTCGATTTCAATGTTTCAAGTGACATAAATAAGTCGTTGCTCAAAAGAGAAACGTGGAATATCAAAaaggaaatgaacaaaaaaccAAATATCCAACTTGCATCGGTCAATGTTGATTTGCTGGACACCATAAACGTCATTGACACATTCGACAGACCAGCAGATGCCAGCACAAAGGGCAGATATGCTCAGTGTGGAAAATATGCATTAGGCTTCGAAGACAAACCAGGACACCGGATTCCGAAGGCTGGAGTCTACGCGGAAGCAGGAGTGGGTCGTGTTGCTGCTGAAGTGAGTGTATTAGAGGCAGAAGCCAAAGGCCCGAACGCCTCGGCTGGGGTTGGAGCCAGTGTTACTGGAGCTGGAATGATGGCTCGTGCTGAAGTCGGCAGTGTTTCAGCCAAAGCCGGACCTGTTGCTGCAAAACTGGGACTTGGAGTTGATACAGGGGTATCTATTGGTGCGGGTGGGCTCGAGGCAAAATTCCTGGGAACTGGAATTACGTTTGGTCCAAAAACCAGTGTATCTCTGTTGGGCTCAGAGGTTTCATGTTCAGTCATGTAG